TTGCGTTTTTCCGCGTGCTCGGAATTCTCTTTCTGTTGCTCGGCGCGTTTGCCGTTTACAGAAACTATTTCTACGAGCCGAATCCAGAGCTTCAAGAATCCGCCGACTTTTGGAAGGACATCAACAACAGGGAAAATCTGCCCATTAAAAGCGCGATGCTTTTGGGGGCGGCAATCGCCATTCCCGCCCGTATGGGTTCTTCGCGTTTCCCCGGAAAGCCCCTTGCGCTTTTGGGCGGCAAGGCGGTAATCGAGCGCGTCTACGAAAGCTGCATGAAGTGCGAACGCGCCGAAAAGGTCGTGATTTTAACCGACAGTGTCGAGATTGTCGAATTTGCCGACAAAATCGGCGCGAAGTCCGTCATGACTTCCCCGAAGTGCGCCTCCGGCACTGAGCGCATTGTAGAGGCGTTCGAGGAAATCAACGCCGATTTCGTCGTGAACGTGCAGGGCGACGAGCCTTTCATTTCTCCCGCGCTTGTCGATTCCATTATAGAAGCCCACGCGAACACCAATGTCGATTTGGTCACGGCGGCGTCGAAAATTTCGGACGCGCAGACTTTGATTAACCCGAATGTCGTCAAGGTGCTTCGCGGCAACGACGGCTCGGCGGTGTATTTCAGCCGCGCTCCGCTGCCCTACGTCAGGGGAGAGTCGAATCCCGCCGAATGGCTCGCGCGCTGCGACTATTGGCGGCACATCGGCATATACGGCTACTCGGCAAAGGCTATTGCCCGCTACGCGTCGCTTCCCGTAAGCAAAATGGAGAAGTGCGAAATGCTCGAACAGCTGCGTTTCATTGCGGCGGGCTTCAAGTTCGAAGTTGTCGAAACGCAGTACGAATCAATCGGCATAGACACTCCCGCCGACTTGGTCGCGGCCGAGGAATTTTTGAAGGGAAGAATCTGAAAATGCAAGACTCCGAAATAATATCTTTGGCGCGCGCCGCCCTCGAATGCGAGGCGAAGTCGATACTCGGCGCGATTGACAAGCTCGACGGCAATTTTGCGCGGGCGGTAAACACGATTCTTGCGCACAAGGGCAAGCTTCTTGTGTGCGGGGTGGGCAAGTCGGGGCTTGTCGGCGCGAAAATCGCGGCGACGCTTTCAAGCACGGGCACGCCCGCAGTTTTCATGCACGCCTGCGATTCCGTCCACGGCGACCTCGGCGTTTACGAACCGGGCGACCCCACGATTCTCATTTCCAACAGCGGCTCTACCGTCGAATGCCTGCGGCTTATCCCGATTTTAAAGAGCTTCAACTCGAAGATAATCGCCATGGTCGGCAACGTCGATTCCCCCATGGGGCGCGACTGCGACATAGTTTTGGACGTGTCGTCGCACGGAGAGGCTGACCCCCTCGGCATCGTTCCGACAAACTCGACGACCCTCGCGATGGCGATGGGCGACGCCCTCGCGTGCGCCCTGATGAAGGCACGCGGATTCTCCAAGGAGGATTTCGCGCGCTTCCACCCCGCGGGACAGCTCGGCAGAAACCTGCTTCTGAAAGTCGGCGACGTCATGCACAAAACGGCGGACTGCGCGGTTTCGAAAGAGTCGGACTCAATCAGAAGCGCGGTGATTGAAATGACGCGCAAGCCGCTGGGCGCGGCGTGCGTCGTGGGCGCGGACGGCAAAATGTCGGGCTTGGTGACCGACGGCGACCTCCGAAGAATGCTCCAAACGGCGGTCGATTTGGATTCCGTGAAAGTTGGCGACATCATGACGAAGTCGCCCGTGAGCGTCTCGCCCGACGCGTCGCTCGGCAAGGCGGTCGAGCTTATGGAGGCGCGGAAGTCGAAGATTTCCGTGCTGCCCGTCGTAGACGAGTCCCGAAACTTTTTGGGGCTTGTAAGACTCCACGACATCTACCAACCGAGTTCCAGATAAAAAATGGGTCTTGTAGATACCGCGGTAATGTTTTGCAAGTACGTCGCCTCGCCGCGGCGCACGGGCACGGTCTGCCCAAGCTCGAAAAGCCTTGCGCGAAGAATGGTCGCCACTGTCGGCAAGCCGCCGTCTGAGTGTTCGGCTGTGGTCGAGCTTGGCGCGGGCACGGGCGCAATCACAAAATATCTTGTGGAGGCGGGCTACGCCGACCGCTCCAAACTCTTCTGCATAGAGTTCGACGAAAAGCTTTGCGAAATCTTGAAACAGAAATTTCCCTCCGCGAACATTCTAAACGGCAGCGCGGAAAATATCCGCAAACTCGTCGGGAGCGCGGAAATTTCGGCGATAGTGTCGGGGCTTCCGCTTGTGAGCCTGCCGCGCGAAGTTGTGCGCAACATAGTTTCGGAGGTCGAGAATTCCCTGCCGTCGGGCGGGAGATTCTCGCAGTTTACGTACAGCCTGCTCCGTCCGCCCGAAGTTTTGGGGTTTTCGCGAATGCGCCACTTGGGGGCTTCGCTCGTATTGGCGAACATTCCGCCCGCGCGCGTCGATACATTCGAAAAAATGTGAGCGGTTCGCGCTTAGAATGTTGACACGGGCGTTTTGCCCCCTAACATAAAGACTTTTAAATTTCTATCGGTATGATTACTTGGATTCAAACAGTTCTTCAAAAACACCATAAATCGGTGTTCGGCGTTTTGCTCGTCGCAATCATCATTGCGTTCGTGTTCACAATCGGCTCGGTGCCGTTCTTCGGCGACAGATACCGTACGGGCGGGCAAAAGGGCAAGGTATTTTACGGCTTCGACCTCTCGAACGAATCGACGCTGGCGCAGCTCCAAAACAGCGCGTATTTCGAAATGATTTTCGAGGGCGTACAGCCGCAGTCGGAAGCGCAGTTCACACAGTATGTGCTCCGTCAGGCGTACCTCAGAAACCTCGCCAACGAATTGGGCATGACGCGCGTTTCGCAGGCGGATTTGGAGGCGTATATCCAGTCGTCGCCCCTGTTTGCGGGAGCCGACGGAAAGTACGACGCCGCCGCGTTCAAACGCTTTGTGGACTCGCGCATAGGCGCGGGCAGAATGAGCGAAGCCGCACTTTCGGAAATCGTCTCGCAAAACGCGCTCGTAAACAAGGTCGGCAAACTTTTGGGCGGCCCCGGCTACATGCCCGCTTTCGAAATCGAGCGCGAGTACAACCAAGTGCACGGCACTTGGGACTTCAACATGGCGGTTCTCTCCTCCGACGAATTGAAGCTTAAAATCGCCCCCTCCGCCGAAGTTCTCGAAAAATATTTCAAGGACAACATTGAAGCGTACAGAATCGGCGAAGGCGTGGTCGTGGAAACCGCGTTCTTCCCTTCGAAGGATTTTTCTGCGGACATAAAGCCCACCGAAGCCGAGCTTTCGGCATACTACGCCGCAAACAGGGCGAAGTACGAAACCGCAAAGGACGGCAAGCCCCACCTGCCCAAACTCTCCGAAATAAGGGAAAGCGTCAAGGCGGACTACGTTATCGACAACGCGCTCCGCGCGGCGGCTCATAAGGCGGAGGAATTCGCGCTTAAAATCTACGACGCCGAAGTTAAAAAAGGCTCGGCGGAACTCAAAAAAATCGCCGACGAATTCAATGTCGCGCTCAAAAAGAACGCGGCGTTCCGCACGACCGATGCAAAACTTCCCGACGGCTTCCCCGTAGAGGTTGCGGCGGCGGCAATGAAGCTCGACGAAACCAAATTCTATTCCGACCCGATTCCCTCCAACGACGGCGTGCGCGTAGTGTTCCTCTCCGAAAAGCTCGATTCTTTCCTGCCGAAATACGCCGACGTTAAGGACAGGGTTTTAGCGGACTACGTCGCGGCGGAAAAGGTGAAACTGTTCGCCGAACACGCGAACAACCTCGCAAAGTCGCTCCAAAAGGCGGTTGCCGAAAAGAAGTCTTTTGAAAGCGTTGCCCGCGCGGGCGGCGCAAAAGTGGAATCGGTAAAAGACTTCTCGCTCGCAAACCCGAAAGGTGACGCTGTCTTGAAGGCTTACGGAGTGATTTCATCGGCGTTGCCGTCGCTTAAAGTCGGCGCGGTGTCGTCGGTCAAAATGCAGGGCGGCTCGGCATACATTTTCGAACTCGTGAAATTCACGCCCCCCGCAAAGTCTGACAAAGCGCAGCTCGACTCTGTTAAAGAGAGAATCGAACGCTCTTTCGGCGCGATAACTTCGACCTCGGTAATCATGGAAAAGATTTCCTCGGGCGAAAAGGACGTCGCCGAAAAATAAAATTTCGACATTCTGGGAAAAGGCGGACGCCGTCCGCCTTTTTTTTTGCGGCTGTTTCGCGAATCCGTTTGTGCCCGACGGCGAACACAAGCGGGCTCGCGGTTTTGTTCGCCCCCTGTTTCACTTTATAAAAATTTTTTCGATAAGGGATACTAAAAGGGAAAAAGCGTTTTTTTTTGTAAAAAATGCTTGTATTAATAATTCTAAGGGTAAAATTTTACGCAGAATGAATGCTCGGATTCCCCGCATTCGAAATCGAAAGGAGATGAAAATGCCTACAACAAAAAAATCGGCAACGAAAACCGCAAAGACCAGAGAGCCCGCCAAGAAAGCGGCGGTCAAGAAAGTCGCGGCAAAAACGCGGAAGACCGCTTCCTGCCCGAAAAAATGCGAAACGAAAGCGAAACTCACAAGGGTAATCGCAAAGTTCGACGCGGGTTGGGGCAACCAGCTTTACATTCGCGGGCTCGGCGGCAGCCTTGACTGGCAGAAAGGCGTTCCAATGCAGAGCATCAGCGAAGACGAATGGCTGTGGGAACAGATTGTCCCCAAAGGCACGGTTTCGTTCAAAGTTCTGCTCAACGACAAAAATTGGTCGGCCGGAGAAGACCTTGTTGTCGCGGCAGGCGATACTGTTATCTGCCGCCCGACATTCCTGTAGCCGAATGCTCGAAAAGGTAATTCACGCGACGCGGATTGAAAAATCCGCGTTTTTTTTGCGCCTCTTCTTGTGTTGCAAAAACGGCGGTTGAACGTGGGGCATGCCTGCGCACTCGGAGGAAGGCGGCCCGCCCCGCTTTCAGTCTTGCGCGTTCCCGCTCCGCGCAGTCGCTGCGACGTGCGGCGGAGCGGGTAAAACTCCGCATTTCGGCGCGGCAAGGGAACTGGAAGATTCATGGTTTTGAAATCCCGCGCGGTTGCGTCGTTGAGAAACGGCGTTAAAATATTTCTCAATTAAATCTATTGACAATTCAAACCGCTATCTCAATATTGCAATATAATTTTAAATTTCTAACCCAGAAAACAAAAACACCATGAAAAAAGCATACATGATTTTAGCCGCGTTCGCCGTAGCGAGCATCGCGGCCGCCCAATTGAAAACCGGCGATGTCACGTTCTACGACGGCGTTGTCGGAAAAATCGTCTACGGGGAATCGGGTTCGGCGTCGGGTTCGTCCACGGACTTGCAGTTTGAGACCGCGCCGAACGCCCTTTGGCTCAACAACGTTACAATCAACTTCGATTCGCCCGCCGAAAGCAAGCTGGAAATCGCAAGCGGCAGCGTCATTGCGTTCGGCGACGTAAAGTATTCAATCGCGACTCAGGGAAATGTAGAGCTGAATTTCAAGTCGGGTTCGAAGGCGAGCCTGATTGCAAAAGGGCAGGGCATGCTTTCGGGGTACAAAGAGTTGGAGGCGGGTAAAATTGTTCCATCAATCGTGTCTGTTAGTGTAGAAAACGGCTACGATGGCACAATCCAGCTGAACACACTCGGCGGCGTAAGCGGTACGACAAACCTTGTTCTCGACAAGAAAAATGCAATCATTTCGGACGGCAAAGCCAGCACAAGCACGCGCCTTTATTCAAGCGGCGCAAAAATAAACCTCTCAGCCTCCGCCGACCAGACATTCATTTGGGACGATAGAAGCGCGGGCGCATTCACGTTCGACATTTCCGACGGCGCGAAAATACTGTTCGAATCTATCTGGCCTGTCAGCTTTACGCGCGACCAAAAGCAAACTCTGAATTCGCTCGACGGCGAAATTCTCTTCGAGAAGTCGCTGGTTACCGGCTACGACGCCGACAACCTTACGATATCCGTAAAATCCGGCACGATTACGTTTGTAAATAATACCGGAGGCGACGTGTTCGTGGGCGAAAAAACAATCGACGGCGGCGAATACATCTACATTTCGAATACGCAGATTCCCGAACCCTCAACATGGGCGGCGATTTTCGGGGCTGTTGCGCTGGGCGTTGCGGTCTACCGCAGGCGCAAATAGCGTTGCAACCGCATAGGATTTCTCCGCGGCGGCCGGATTTCCCGGCCGCTTTTTTTTGCGGACTGGGCGTTTCCCGCCGCTATTTTTTGTCCGATACAAAAAATGCGTCGTTCCGCTATTGACTTTTTGCGAAACTTCAAACTAACGTCTTCATAGCGGGGCGAATATGGCGTCGCGCGGTTTTCCAAAACAAAAAAGAAAGGCGAAATATGATTACGGTAAGTTCCTACCCGATTGCGGTGGCGATGTGCGTCATTACGATGATATGCTGGGGCTCGTGGGGCAACACGCAAAAACTTGCAAGCAAAAGCTGGAAATTCCAACTCTTCTATTGGGATTACACAATCGGCATTCTCCTGTTCTCGCTGCTGCTCGCATTCACCGCAGGCTCGTTCGGCGAGGGCGGCAGAAGCTTTGTAGATGACCTTTCGCAGGCGGACTCCCAGTGGCTGCTTTCGGCGTTAATCGGGGGCGCGGTGTTCAACCTTTCGAATATTTTGCTCGTTATTGCAATCGACATCGCGGGGCTTGCCGTGGCGTTCCCCGTGGGAATCGGGCTTGCGCTCGTCTTGGGCGTGATAACAACCTACGCGGCGCGTCCCGAAGGCGACCCCATAATGCTCGGCGCGGGAGTTGCGTTCATCTGCGCGGCGATTGTCCTCGACGCTCTCGCATTCCGCAGGCTCGGCGCGGGCGGCTCTACCGCCAAGGGCATTTTCGTGTCGGCGTTGGCGGGCGTGCTGATGGGTTTCTTTTACAGCTTCGTGGCGGAGTCGATGGGAAAAATCGACATGACCACGGGCGTGGCGGTCTTGGAGTCGGGCAGACTTTCGCCCTATACGGCGATGGTTGTTTTCGCGCTCGGAATTTTCGTCTCGAACTTTGTGTTCAACACGCTTGCAATGAAGTTTCCCGTGGGCGGAGGCAAAAGCGTTTCGTACGCGCAGTACTTCACCGACGGCAGCGCGAAGCTCCACTTGGTGGGCATTCTCGGCGGCTCGATTTGGTGCTTGGGCACAAGCTTTAGCTTCATCTCGGCGAACGCGGCGGGGGCGGCTCTCGCCTACGGACTGGGGCAGGGCGCGACGATGGTTTCCGCGCTGTGGGGCGTGTTTGTCTGGCGCGAATTCCGCGGCGCGCCGAAAGGCACAAACAAGCTTCTGGCGCTGATGTTTGCGTGCTTCGTGGTGGGGCTTTCGATTCTCGTGTTCTCGAAAGCGGCATAGAAAAACGTTCTCGCTTCCGCAAAACTTTTGCATGACGGCGCCGAATTTTCGGCGCTCAATTGCCAACTTTTTGCGTTGAAGCTTTAACGCGTTTTCCGCGCGCATGCGCGGGCATTTCTGATTTTTTATATGGGTTAGCGTAGAATCGCTGCGATTCTAAAACAAAAACACACGATTCCATATTTGGTAATCGGGCGCATGCTGTTTGTAAAAGCAATATTGCATATGGAATACGAATTTTCGATATGTAATCGTAAGCTAATTCCGCGCAAAGCGCGTCTATTTTAATTTGTTTCTTTCTTTGCAAAGAATAATCTCAACGCCAGTAATTGGCGAAGCCAATACGAACTAAACGGGGAAAGGCGCGGTTATAGCCGCGCCGCATAATCACAGAAAGGAGCGAAGCTCCGTAGGGAGGCGCATCTTGCGCCCGCCTTTTGGGGGCGGCAGCCCCCTCTGTTGGCGTCAAGTCTCCAGCCTTGCGGGGGAGTGGGTGGAGAATTTCGCAAAGCCCAATCCACCCCTGGGGGCGCAAGCCCCCAAGTTTCGGGAGGTGCGGCCCGCACCCGTGCAGGCTGCAGCCTGCCTAGATGGAGCGGCAGTCGTCTTTATTTTTCTGGGTGTAGCCGGAGTCTTGGCGGTCGTGGTTGATATGGTTTTTCTTGGCGTAGACGTCGTAGAAGTCCTGCGCCGACATGCCGAGAACCTGCGCAAGTGATACGAGGAAGTGGAGCATGTCGACAACCTCGACTCTTGCGTTTTGGGGGTCGAACTTCTGGTACTTCGCCCACCATTTCCACGGAACGGAGTCTACAAGCTCGGCGTTTTCTTGACCGAGCGCGCGGCTGTAATTGAGAACCCACTTGACTTTTTCCTCGTCGGACATCGCGGCGGTGTCTATGCCGATGCGCTTGTTGAGTTCATACTGCATTTGGAAGATTTCTTCGAGTTTATCCATAATGGGCAAGAGCCTAACGCCTTTGCGCGGCGCGTCAAGATTTCGATTTCGGGGAAAGGCCCAATTCGCCGATTTGCTCCGATACGAAGCCGTCGATGTCGTCCTCTTCGAAACGCTCGACCCTGTCGGTGGGAATCGCGTCTACGAAATTTTTGCCGTAAGCTTTTGTTACGATTCGCGAGTCGAGTACGGCAATTACGCCCCTGTCGGACGCGCTTCGAATCAGCCGCCCCACGCCCTGCCTGAACTTGATGATTGCCGCGGGCAGGGAAAGCTCCATGAACGGGTTGCCGCCTTCCTGACGAAGCCTGTCGATGCGCGCCTGTAAAAGCGGGTGCTGGAAGTTCTCGAACGGAAGCCGCGTGATGATTACTTGGGAAAGTTTTTCGCCGGGGAGGTCGATGCCCGTCCAGAACATGTCGGTGCCGAGCAGGATTGCGTTGCCCGCTTCGGCAAAGGCGTTGACGGTCTCGCGGCGCGACATGCGCCCCTGCACGAAAATTTTGCGCCCTACGATGTTTTCCTCCAAAAATTTCGCGGTCTTGTTGAGGTCGGCGTAGCTTGTGAAAAGAATGAGCGTGCCGCCGCGGACTTTCTCGCAAAGCTTTTTGCAGACGCGCGAAAGGTAGTCGGAGTCGAGCCGTCCCGTCTCGCGCTCGACGTCGGGGGCGTCGGTCGCGATGAACGCCCGCATGTGGGCGTTGTAGTCGAAAGGCGAGTCGCACACAAAACGCTCGGCGTCGTCCGCGCCGACTTTCGCGACGAAGCCGTCCATGTTCCCGCCGACCGCGAGCGTCGCCGAAGTCATCACAACCGACGTTTCCCGCGCGAAAAGCACGCGCCGCAAAATTCCCGAAACTTTAAGCGGCGCGGAGTTGAGCTGAGCCCCGCGCCCGTCTTTGCCCGCGCGTTCGACCCAGTAGACGGCGCTTTCGGCGTCGTCGAGGAAGATGCAGTTTTCGAGCGTGTTTTTGAACGAGACAATCCGCCGCTTGTAGTCGCGGATTTCGGCGGCGAGCTTGTCGGTCTTTGCGTTCATCGCGAAGGAGTCGAGGAGGGCGGCGAGCGCGTCGAGCTTGCGCGGAAATTCGTCGTCAATCCAGTTGGGGGCGGTGAGTCGCACGGTCTCGCGCGAAATCAGAAAATTCTTTTTTATGTGCGCGAAGAAATCCTCGCACATAGCCATTGTGTCTATTACGACCTGCTTGTCGTAGTGCTCCGCCATGCCTTCGCGGGTGATTAGCCCGCGCCGCTTTTTGGGGTCGTAGATTCGGCGCAGCTCGCGCAAAATTCCCGTGTTGCTAAGCGACGTTCCGAACGCCTCGCTTGCTACGTGCGGCACAAGGTGCGCTTCGTCGAGCACAAGCATATCGTTGGGGAATAGCACGCCGCGCCCGCCAGCCTCCTCGCCCATGCCCGCCGCGAGCAGCGCGAAAAGCAGGCTGTGGTTGAGTATTACGATGTCCGCCGACGCAACCTGCCTGCGTGCGTTTTGGTAGAAGCAAGTGCCGTCGTCGCAGTTCTTGGCGGTGCAAGAGGACGAGTCCGCGCTGACCCAGTTCCAGACTTCGGGGTTCGGCGGCGGGTTAAGCTCGTCAACAAGCCCCGTCTTTGTGAACGCCGCCCACTGCGCGATTCTGTCAAGCTCGAGCGATTCCTCCGTGTCGAATAGCTCGCGCTTTTCGGCGAGGGCGCGTTTGAGCCTGTGCGTGCAAAGATAGTTGCTCCTGCCGAGCAGAATCGCCGGCTTGAAGCCGGCGCAGTCCTCCAACGCGTCGCAGTTTTCGAACATCAGGCGGATTCGCAGCAGGTCTTTTTCGATAATCTGCTGTTGCAGCGCGATTGTGTGCGTTGCCACAATCAGCTGCCTGTTGAAGCGCACCGCCGCGATAATTCCGGGGACGAGATACGCCAGGCTTTTGCCGACGCCCGTGCCCGCCTCGAACAAAATCGGCATGTCGCCCGCGAACGCCTGCGCGCAGCAGTACGCCATTTGCGCCTGTTCGGGGCGGTGCTCGAAATTCGGCAGAATCGCGGCATAGCCGTCTTTGCAGAATATCTTATTGCAAAGGTTCGGAAATTCGAATTTCTCCTGCGCCGACGCTTCGGACACTTTGTGCTATTGCGTTTTCTTGTTGAAATTGCGCATGTGCTTTGCGGCGCGGAACATTCCGCCCCACGTTCCGAAAATGTCGCGAACCGCGCTCGCCTCGTAGCCGCTGTGGAGCATGCAGTCTTTGCATTCGGGGCGCGTGCCGTGCCTGCCCAGCCCGTACTTGTCGATTTCATTCATCAGTTCGGCGAACGTTTCGCAGTAGCCGTCGTTGATGAGGTAGCAGGGCTTCTGCCAGCCGAGAATGGAGTAGGTGGGGTTGCCCCACGGCGTGCAGTCGTAATCCTGCTCGCCTTTGAGGAACGCGAGGAATCCGGGGGAGTGGTTGAACACCCAGCTCTTTTTCGGGTTGCCGAGTATCTTTTTGAAAAGCTCGATTGTCTTGTTGCGTTCGAGGAAGATGTCCTGATTCGGCGCTTTGTCGTAGGGGAATCCGGGGGAAATCATCATGCCCTCCACGCCGAGGGCCATTGCGTCGTCGAAGAATTTGCGGACTGTTTCGGGGTCGGCATTGTTGAAGATAGTCGTGTTTGTTGTCACGCGGAAGCCGCGCTTTACGGCTTCCTTGATTCCCTTGACGGCGGTGTCGTACGCGCCCTCGCGGTTTACGTTTTTGTCGTGCATTTCGCGCGTGCCGTCGAGGTGGATTCCCAGCGACAGGTATTTGCTGGGCTTGAAAAGGTCTATTTTGCGCAGGAGAATCTGCGCGTTTGTGCACATGTAGACGTACTTTTTGCGCTCGATGAACCCTTCA
The Opitutia bacterium KCR 482 genome window above contains:
- a CDS encoding multidrug DMT transporter permease; amino-acid sequence: MITVSSYPIAVAMCVITMICWGSWGNTQKLASKSWKFQLFYWDYTIGILLFSLLLAFTAGSFGEGGRSFVDDLSQADSQWLLSALIGGAVFNLSNILLVIAIDIAGLAVAFPVGIGLALVLGVITTYAARPEGDPIMLGAGVAFICAAIVLDALAFRRLGAGGSTAKGIFVSALAGVLMGFFYSFVAESMGKIDMTTGVAVLESGRLSPYTAMVVFALGIFVSNFVFNTLAMKFPVGGGKSVSYAQYFTDGSAKLHLVGILGGSIWCLGTSFSFISANAAGAALAYGLGQGATMVSALWGVFVWREFRGAPKGTNKLLALMFACFVVGLSILVFSKAA
- a CDS encoding peptidylprolyl isomerase, translated to MITWIQTVLQKHHKSVFGVLLVAIIIAFVFTIGSVPFFGDRYRTGGQKGKVFYGFDLSNESTLAQLQNSAYFEMIFEGVQPQSEAQFTQYVLRQAYLRNLANELGMTRVSQADLEAYIQSSPLFAGADGKYDAAAFKRFVDSRIGAGRMSEAALSEIVSQNALVNKVGKLLGGPGYMPAFEIEREYNQVHGTWDFNMAVLSSDELKLKIAPSAEVLEKYFKDNIEAYRIGEGVVVETAFFPSKDFSADIKPTEAELSAYYAANRAKYETAKDGKPHLPKLSEIRESVKADYVIDNALRAAAHKAEEFALKIYDAEVKKGSAELKKIADEFNVALKKNAAFRTTDAKLPDGFPVEVAAAAMKLDETKFYSDPIPSNDGVRVVFLSEKLDSFLPKYADVKDRVLADYVAAEKVKLFAEHANNLAKSLQKAVAEKKSFESVARAGGAKVESVKDFSLANPKGDAVLKAYGVISSALPSLKVGAVSSVKMQGGSAYIFELVKFTPPAKSDKAQLDSVKERIERSFGAITSTSVIMEKISSGEKDVAEK
- a CDS encoding methyltransferase domain-containing protein; amino-acid sequence: MGLVDTAVMFCKYVASPRRTGTVCPSSKSLARRMVATVGKPPSECSAVVELGAGTGAITKYLVEAGYADRSKLFCIEFDEKLCEILKQKFPSANILNGSAENIRKLVGSAEISAIVSGLPLVSLPREVVRNIVSEVENSLPSGGRFSQFTYSLLRPPEVLGFSRMRHLGASLVLANIPPARVDTFEKM
- the hpnH gene encoding adenosyl-hopene transferase HpnH; its protein translation is MAVPLSQVLTVAKYALGKTLKGEKRYPLVMMLEPLFQCNLACSGCGKIQYPKNILDMRMPKEKAWAAIEECGAPVVSIAGGEPLLHPEMPQMIEGFIERKKYVYMCTNAQILLRKIDLFKPSKYLSLGIHLDGTREMHDKNVNREGAYDTAVKGIKEAVKRGFRVTTNTTIFNNADPETVRKFFDDAMALGVEGMMISPGFPYDKAPNQDIFLERNKTIELFKKILGNPKKSWVFNHSPGFLAFLKGEQDYDCTPWGNPTYSILGWQKPCYLINDGYCETFAELMNEIDKYGLGRHGTRPECKDCMLHSGYEASAVRDIFGTWGGMFRAAKHMRNFNKKTQ
- a CDS encoding helicase C-terminal domain-containing protein — its product is MSEASAQEKFEFPNLCNKIFCKDGYAAILPNFEHRPEQAQMAYCCAQAFAGDMPILFEAGTGVGKSLAYLVPGIIAAVRFNRQLIVATHTIALQQQIIEKDLLRIRLMFENCDALEDCAGFKPAILLGRSNYLCTHRLKRALAEKRELFDTEESLELDRIAQWAAFTKTGLVDELNPPPNPEVWNWVSADSSSCTAKNCDDGTCFYQNARRQVASADIVILNHSLLFALLAAGMGEEAGGRGVLFPNDMLVLDEAHLVPHVASEAFGTSLSNTGILRELRRIYDPKKRRGLITREGMAEHYDKQVVIDTMAMCEDFFAHIKKNFLISRETVRLTAPNWIDDEFPRKLDALAALLDSFAMNAKTDKLAAEIRDYKRRIVSFKNTLENCIFLDDAESAVYWVERAGKDGRGAQLNSAPLKVSGILRRVLFARETSVVMTSATLAVGGNMDGFVAKVGADDAERFVCDSPFDYNAHMRAFIATDAPDVERETGRLDSDYLSRVCKKLCEKVRGGTLILFTSYADLNKTAKFLEENIVGRKIFVQGRMSRRETVNAFAEAGNAILLGTDMFWTGIDLPGEKLSQVIITRLPFENFQHPLLQARIDRLRQEGGNPFMELSLPAAIIKFRQGVGRLIRSASDRGVIAVLDSRIVTKAYGKNFVDAIPTDRVERFEEDDIDGFVSEQIGELGLSPKSKS
- a CDS encoding PEP-CTERM sorting domain-containing protein yields the protein MKKAYMILAAFAVASIAAAQLKTGDVTFYDGVVGKIVYGESGSASGSSTDLQFETAPNALWLNNVTINFDSPAESKLEIASGSVIAFGDVKYSIATQGNVELNFKSGSKASLIAKGQGMLSGYKELEAGKIVPSIVSVSVENGYDGTIQLNTLGGVSGTTNLVLDKKNAIISDGKASTSTRLYSSGAKINLSASADQTFIWDDRSAGAFTFDISDGAKILFESIWPVSFTRDQKQTLNSLDGEILFEKSLVTGYDADNLTISVKSGTITFVNNTGGDVFVGEKTIDGGEYIYISNTQIPEPSTWAAIFGAVALGVAVYRRRK
- the kdsB gene encoding 3-deoxy-manno-octulosonate cytidylyltransferase, giving the protein MIKALSTIFEIASFVVPFFVALVLLARSGDSYRESYEISKLRFLGFTRSQYIAFFRVLGILFLLLGAFAVYRNYFYEPNPELQESADFWKDINNRENLPIKSAMLLGAAIAIPARMGSSRFPGKPLALLGGKAVIERVYESCMKCERAEKVVILTDSVEIVEFADKIGAKSVMTSPKCASGTERIVEAFEEINADFVVNVQGDEPFISPALVDSIIEAHANTNVDLVTAASKISDAQTLINPNVVKVLRGNDGSAVYFSRAPLPYVRGESNPAEWLARCDYWRHIGIYGYSAKAIARYASLPVSKMEKCEMLEQLRFIAAGFKFEVVETQYESIGIDTPADLVAAEEFLKGRI
- a CDS encoding KpsF/GutQ family sugar-phosphate isomerase; its protein translation is MQDSEIISLARAALECEAKSILGAIDKLDGNFARAVNTILAHKGKLLVCGVGKSGLVGAKIAATLSSTGTPAVFMHACDSVHGDLGVYEPGDPTILISNSGSTVECLRLIPILKSFNSKIIAMVGNVDSPMGRDCDIVLDVSSHGEADPLGIVPTNSTTLAMAMGDALACALMKARGFSKEDFARFHPAGQLGRNLLLKVGDVMHKTADCAVSKESDSIRSAVIEMTRKPLGAACVVGADGKMSGLVTDGDLRRMLQTAVDLDSVKVGDIMTKSPVSVSPDASLGKAVELMEARKSKISVLPVVDESRNFLGLVRLHDIYQPSSR
- a CDS encoding dUTPase yields the protein MDKLEEIFQMQYELNKRIGIDTAAMSDEEKVKWVLNYSRALGQENAELVDSVPWKWWAKYQKFDPQNARVEVVDMLHFLVSLAQVLGMSAQDFYDVYAKKNHINHDRQDSGYTQKNKDDCRSI